One genomic segment of Rhizobium viscosum includes these proteins:
- the ribH gene encoding 6,7-dimethyl-8-ribityllumazine synthase — protein MPKETAPHILIVEARFYDDMADALLEGATFALEEASATYDVVTVPGALEIPAAIAMALDGADNDGTQYDGFVALGMVIRGETYHFDIVSNESSRALMDLAVSESLAIGNGILTVENDEQAWARARRSDKDKGGFAARAALTMIGLKKKLGA, from the coding sequence ATGCCGAAAGAGACCGCTCCCCATATTTTGATCGTCGAAGCGCGCTTCTATGACGACATGGCAGATGCTCTTCTGGAGGGCGCGACCTTCGCCCTGGAAGAGGCGAGCGCCACTTACGATGTTGTCACCGTGCCTGGTGCGCTGGAAATTCCGGCGGCGATTGCCATGGCGCTCGATGGCGCGGATAATGATGGCACGCAGTATGACGGTTTCGTCGCGCTAGGCATGGTCATCCGCGGCGAGACCTATCATTTCGACATCGTGTCGAACGAGTCCTCGCGCGCGCTCATGGATCTCGCCGTCAGCGAGTCCCTTGCCATCGGCAACGGCATCCTGACCGTCGAGAACGATGAACAGGCATGGGCTCGCGCGCGCCGTTCGGATAAGGACAAGGGCGGTTTTGCCGCCCGTGCAGCTCTGACCATGATCGGGCTGAAGAAGAAGCTGGGTGCATAA
- the glyA gene encoding serine hydroxymethyltransferase, protein MTNASTESFFNRSLADVDPEIFGAIGKELGRQRHEIELIASENIVSRAVLEAQGSIMTNKYAEGYPGKRYYGGCQFVDIAEELAIERAKKLFGVNFANVQPNSGSQMNQAVFLALLQPGDTFMGLDLNSGGHLTHGSPVNMSGKWFNVVSYGVREGDNLLDMDEVERKAQEHKPKLIIAGGTAYSRIWDWKRFREIADSVGAYLMVDMAHIAGLVAGGVHPSPFPHCHVATTTTHKSLRGPRGGVILTNDEDLAKKFNSAVFPGLQGGPLMHIIAAKAVAFGEALQPEFKEYAAQVVKNAKALAETLVAGGLDVVSGGTDNHLMLVDLRKKNATGKRAEAALGRAYITCNKNGIPFDPEKPFVTSGVRLGAPAGTTRGFKEAEFREIGNLIVEVLDGLKVANSDEGNAAVEAAVRGKVVNLTDRFPMYDYMG, encoded by the coding sequence ATGACCAATGCTTCCACCGAATCCTTCTTCAATCGCTCGCTTGCGGACGTCGATCCGGAAATCTTTGGCGCGATCGGAAAGGAACTCGGTCGTCAACGGCATGAGATCGAACTGATCGCATCCGAGAACATCGTTTCCCGCGCCGTTCTGGAAGCCCAGGGCTCCATCATGACCAACAAGTACGCCGAGGGTTATCCGGGCAAGCGCTACTACGGTGGCTGCCAGTTCGTCGATATCGCCGAGGAACTGGCCATCGAGCGCGCCAAGAAGCTCTTCGGCGTCAACTTCGCCAACGTTCAGCCGAACTCCGGTTCGCAGATGAACCAGGCCGTGTTCCTTGCGCTGCTGCAGCCGGGCGACACGTTCATGGGTCTCGACCTGAATTCCGGCGGTCACCTGACGCATGGTTCGCCGGTCAACATGTCCGGCAAGTGGTTCAACGTCGTGTCCTACGGCGTGCGCGAGGGCGATAACCTGCTCGACATGGATGAAGTCGAGCGCAAGGCCCAGGAACACAAGCCGAAGCTGATCATCGCCGGCGGTACGGCCTATTCCCGCATCTGGGACTGGAAGCGTTTCCGCGAGATCGCCGACTCGGTTGGCGCCTACCTGATGGTTGACATGGCCCACATTGCCGGTCTCGTTGCCGGCGGCGTGCATCCCTCGCCGTTCCCGCACTGCCATGTTGCGACCACCACGACCCACAAGTCGCTCCGCGGCCCGCGCGGTGGCGTCATCCTGACGAATGACGAGGATCTGGCCAAGAAGTTCAACTCGGCCGTCTTCCCCGGTCTCCAGGGTGGTCCGCTGATGCACATCATAGCCGCCAAGGCCGTTGCCTTCGGGGAAGCCCTGCAGCCGGAATTCAAGGAATACGCCGCCCAGGTCGTCAAGAACGCCAAGGCGCTGGCCGAAACGCTTGTCGCCGGCGGCCTCGATGTCGTCTCCGGCGGCACCGACAACCACCTGATGCTGGTCGACCTGCGCAAGAAGAATGCCACCGGCAAGCGTGCAGAAGCCGCACTCGGCCGCGCCTACATCACCTGCAACAAGAACGGTATTCCCTTCGATCCCGAAAAGCCTTTCGTCACTTCGGGTGTTCGCCTTGGCGCCCCGGCCGGCACGACGCGCGGCTTCAAGGAAGCGGAATTCCGCGAAATCGGTAACCTTATCGTCGAAGTTCTCGACGGCCTGAAGGTCGCCAATTCCGACGAGGGCAATGCTGCCGTCGAAGCTGCCGTCCGCGGCAAAGTGGTGAATCTCACCGATCGCTTCCCCATGTATGACTACATGGGCTAA
- the nrdR gene encoding transcriptional regulator NrdR encodes MRCPYCGSEDTQVKDSRPAEDNTSIRRRRICPDCGGRFTTFERVQLRELMVTKKTGRKVPFDRDKLVRSFDVALRKRPVDRDRIERAVSGIVRRLESSGETEISSEQIGLQVLEALKGLDDVGFVRYASVYRDFSHAEDFEKLIAELNAKIARDPLDV; translated from the coding sequence ATGCGCTGCCCCTATTGCGGTTCGGAAGACACGCAGGTCAAGGATTCCCGCCCGGCGGAGGATAATACCTCCATCCGCCGGCGCCGCATCTGTCCGGACTGCGGCGGCCGCTTCACGACCTTCGAGCGTGTGCAACTGCGTGAGCTGATGGTCACCAAGAAGACCGGCCGCAAGGTTCCCTTCGATCGTGACAAGCTCGTCCGGTCCTTTGATGTGGCATTGCGCAAGCGCCCTGTCGATCGTGATCGCATCGAGCGCGCTGTATCCGGCATCGTACGCCGGCTGGAAAGCTCGGGCGAGACGGAGATTTCCTCTGAGCAGATTGGCCTGCAGGTTCTGGAAGCATTGAAGGGCCTCGACGATGTCGGCTTCGTGCGCTACGCCTCGGTCTACCGTGATTTCTCGCATGCCGAGGATTTCGAAAAGCTGATCGCCGAGCTCAACGCCAAGATCGCCCGCGATCCACTGGACGTCTGA
- a CDS encoding cupin domain-containing protein: MATNAKPVINTADLSLEHWTRGSLFESRDTSFGKDLGLANLGISYSEVPSGKSGCPFHNHHVEDELFYIIEGTGEYRFGDQRYPIKKGDVLGAPSGGPETAHQIINTGSTPLIYLGLSTKAKTEICEYPDSGKFLAKTNRDGSSFDHIGRGENTLDYWDGEPGF; the protein is encoded by the coding sequence ATGGCGACGAACGCAAAACCGGTCATCAACACGGCCGATCTGTCCCTCGAACACTGGACGAGGGGAAGCCTCTTCGAAAGCCGCGATACGTCTTTCGGAAAAGATCTCGGGCTTGCCAATCTTGGCATCAGCTACAGCGAAGTACCATCAGGCAAATCCGGCTGCCCCTTCCACAATCATCATGTGGAAGACGAACTCTTCTACATCATCGAGGGCACGGGCGAATATCGCTTCGGCGACCAGCGCTATCCGATCAAGAAGGGCGATGTGCTGGGCGCGCCCTCGGGCGGGCCGGAAACGGCTCATCAGATCATCAATACCGGATCAACGCCGCTCATCTATCTGGGCCTATCGACCAAGGCGAAGACCGAGATCTGCGAATATCCCGATTCCGGCAAGTTTCTCGCCAAGACCAATCGCGACGGCAGCTCCTTCGACCATATCGGCCGGGGCGAAAATACCCTCGACTATTGGGACGGCGAGCCGGGCTTCTGA
- a CDS encoding GNAT family N-acetyltransferase: MIDIPTLETGRLILRAHRLDDFDAHFELWRDENVVRFISGLPSTREQSWARLLRIAGMWHHMGFGFFAIEEKESGHFIGEAGFLEAKRDMQPSIEGTMEVGWALMPSAHGKGYATEALTAIIGWGETQFPGRSMTCIISPDNGPSLKVAEKLGFKETARTDYTGPIIQFLR; encoded by the coding sequence ATGATCGATATTCCGACACTGGAAACCGGACGGCTCATTCTGCGTGCGCATCGGCTCGACGATTTCGATGCGCATTTCGAGCTCTGGCGCGACGAGAACGTCGTGCGCTTCATTAGCGGCCTGCCTTCCACCCGCGAGCAGAGCTGGGCGCGGCTGCTGCGGATTGCCGGCATGTGGCACCACATGGGATTCGGCTTCTTCGCGATCGAGGAAAAGGAAAGCGGCCACTTCATCGGCGAAGCGGGCTTCCTGGAGGCCAAGCGCGACATGCAGCCTTCGATCGAAGGGACCATGGAGGTGGGCTGGGCGCTGATGCCGTCAGCCCACGGCAAAGGCTACGCCACCGAGGCGCTGACGGCGATCATCGGTTGGGGTGAAACGCAGTTTCCGGGGCGATCGATGACCTGCATCATCAGCCCGGACAATGGGCCATCGCTGAAGGTCGCCGAGAAGCTCGGCTTCAAGGAAACGGCACGGACGGACTATACCGGCCCGATCATTCAGTTTTTGCGGTAG
- a CDS encoding outer membrane protein assembly factor BamE, whose translation MSLKKRYFKSDMKFFSNAAIAIIIASTTALSGCQTSTVLNGGYIVDQQSLALVPEGSSREQVLLSLGTPSTTATFDGEVFYYISQRRQRSMAYQKLRVTDQSILAIYFDKDGVVTRRANYTLQDGKVFDTISRVTPTGGRELTFLQQMLSGGSAANAARSLFGGGAGGTPQNPSSLR comes from the coding sequence ATGTCGTTGAAGAAACGGTATTTCAAGTCAGACATGAAATTCTTCAGCAATGCGGCCATTGCCATCATAATCGCCTCCACCACCGCCCTTTCAGGCTGCCAGACGAGCACCGTGCTGAACGGCGGTTATATCGTTGACCAGCAGTCGCTGGCGCTGGTGCCTGAGGGTTCCAGCCGCGAACAGGTGCTGCTGTCGCTCGGCACACCGTCCACGACGGCAACCTTCGACGGCGAAGTCTTCTATTACATATCGCAGCGCCGCCAGCGCTCGATGGCCTACCAGAAGCTGCGCGTCACCGACCAGAGCATTCTCGCCATCTATTTCGACAAGGACGGCGTCGTGACCCGACGTGCCAACTATACCCTGCAGGACGGCAAGGTATTCGACACGATTTCGCGCGTTACGCCCACCGGCGGCCGCGAACTCACCTTCCTGCAGCAGATGCTGTCTGGCGGCAGCGCGGCGAATGCGGCCCGCAGCCTGTTCGGTGGCGGTGCCGGCGGCACGCCGCAGAACCCGTCCAGCTTGCGTTAA
- the plsX gene encoding phosphate acyltransferase PlsX, with amino-acid sequence MIRISLDLMGGDFGPQVVIPGAAKALDRHPDISFVFYGIKEQCDPVLAKFPKLREKSTFHDCELAVSMEEKPSQALRRGRYVSTMWRTIEAVKSGEADVAVSAGNTGALMAMAKFCLRTMANIERPAIAAIWPTMKGESIVLDVGATIGADSQQLMDFALMGGAMARALFEVERPTVGLLNVGVEEIKGQEEVKEAGRLLREANLDSLEYSGFVEGDDLGKGTVDVVVTEGFSGNIALKAAEGTARQIAGYLRAAMSRTLLARIGYLFAKSAFDMLREKLDPSKVNGGVFLGLNGIVIKSHGGANAEGIAAAIEVGYDMAKNGLTQKIENDLKKYHAKRLPPMGPEAA; translated from the coding sequence GTGATCAGAATATCTCTCGACCTCATGGGTGGCGACTTTGGTCCCCAGGTTGTCATCCCCGGTGCTGCCAAGGCGCTGGACAGGCATCCGGATATTTCCTTCGTCTTTTACGGCATCAAGGAACAGTGCGACCCGGTTCTGGCGAAGTTTCCCAAGCTTAGGGAAAAGTCGACCTTTCACGATTGCGAACTTGCCGTCAGCATGGAAGAGAAGCCGAGCCAGGCGCTGCGCCGCGGCCGCTATGTCTCCACCATGTGGCGCACCATCGAAGCGGTGAAGTCGGGCGAGGCCGATGTCGCCGTTTCCGCCGGCAACACCGGCGCGCTCATGGCAATGGCCAAGTTTTGTCTGCGCACGATGGCCAATATCGAACGCCCGGCGATCGCCGCCATCTGGCCGACGATGAAGGGTGAAAGCATCGTCCTCGATGTCGGCGCCACGATCGGCGCCGATTCGCAGCAGCTCATGGATTTTGCTCTCATGGGCGGCGCGATGGCGCGAGCCTTGTTCGAGGTGGAGCGCCCGACCGTTGGTCTGCTGAATGTCGGCGTCGAGGAAATCAAGGGCCAGGAAGAGGTCAAGGAGGCTGGTCGCCTGCTGCGCGAGGCCAATCTCGATTCGCTCGAATATTCCGGCTTCGTCGAAGGCGACGATCTCGGCAAGGGCACGGTCGATGTGGTGGTGACGGAAGGCTTTTCCGGCAATATCGCGCTGAAGGCGGCCGAAGGCACGGCCCGGCAGATCGCCGGCTATCTGCGCGCCGCTATGTCGCGCACCCTGCTTGCCCGCATCGGCTATCTCTTCGCCAAGAGCGCCTTCGACATGCTGCGTGAGAAGCTCGATCCGAGCAAGGTCAATGGCGGCGTGTTTCTCGGCCTGAACGGCATCGTCATCAAGAGCCATGGCGGTGCGAATGCCGAAGGCATAGCCGCGGCCATCGAAGTCGGTTATGACATGGCCAAGAATGGCCTGACCCAGAAAATAGAAAACGATCTCAAAAAATATCATGCCAAGCGGCTGCCCCCGATGGGGCCGGAAGCCGCGTGA
- a CDS encoding sodium-translocating pyrophosphatase, protein MTILLLVIACGLLSVVYAIWATRSVLAADQGNSRMQEIAGYIREGAQAYLTRQYRTIAIVGIVVFIAAWLLLSATAAIGFLIGAVLSGAAGFIGMHVSVRANVRTAQAASASLKAGLDIAFKSGAITGMLVAGLALLGVSIYYYVLTIVLGHEAGSREVIDSLVALGFGASLISIFARLGGGIFTKGADVGGDLVGKVEAGIPEDDPRNPATIADNVGDNVGDCAGMAADLFETYAVSVVATMVLAAIFFAGAPILQSAMIYPLAICGACIITSIIGTFFVKLGANGSIMGALYKGLIVTGLLSIIGLGAATSLTVGWGSLGQVAGFEVTGTKLFVCGLVGLVVTALIVVITEYYTGTGKRPVVSIAQASVTGHGTNVIQGLAVSLESTALPAIVIVGGILATYQLGGLFGTGIAVTAMLGLAGMIVALDAFGPVTDNAGGIAEMSHLPPEVRKSTDALDAVGNTTKAVTKGYAIGSAGLGALVLFAAYANDLQYFAAHPDQYPYFQDIGSISFDLSNPYVVAGLLFGGLIPYLFGGIAMTAVGRAAGAIVEEVRKQFREKPGIMQGTEKPDYGRAVDLLTKAAIREMIIPSLLPVLAPVVVYFGVLVISGSKASAFAALGASLLGVIINGLFVAISMTSGGGAWDNAKKSFEDGFVDKDGVRHMKGSDAHKASVTGDTVGDPYKDTAGPAVNPAIKITNIVALLLLAILAH, encoded by the coding sequence ATGACCATTCTTTTATTGGTAATCGCATGTGGCCTGCTCTCGGTGGTCTACGCCATCTGGGCAACCCGGTCGGTGCTTGCAGCCGATCAGGGCAACAGCCGCATGCAGGAGATCGCGGGCTATATCCGCGAGGGCGCCCAGGCCTATCTGACGCGTCAGTACAGAACCATTGCCATCGTAGGCATTGTTGTTTTCATTGCAGCATGGCTGCTCCTTTCCGCCACGGCCGCGATCGGGTTCCTGATTGGCGCCGTCCTCTCGGGTGCTGCCGGCTTCATCGGCATGCATGTTTCCGTCCGCGCCAACGTGCGCACCGCCCAGGCAGCATCCGCCAGCCTCAAGGCCGGCCTGGACATTGCCTTCAAGTCGGGCGCGATCACCGGCATGCTGGTTGCCGGCCTCGCACTGCTCGGCGTCTCCATCTATTATTACGTGCTGACCATCGTGCTCGGACACGAGGCTGGCTCGCGTGAGGTCATCGACTCCCTCGTGGCGCTCGGCTTCGGCGCATCGCTGATCTCGATCTTCGCCCGTCTCGGCGGCGGCATCTTTACGAAGGGTGCCGATGTCGGCGGCGATCTCGTCGGCAAGGTAGAGGCCGGCATTCCGGAAGACGATCCGCGCAACCCGGCAACCATTGCCGACAACGTCGGCGACAATGTGGGCGATTGCGCCGGCATGGCAGCAGACCTTTTTGAAACCTACGCGGTGTCCGTCGTCGCAACGATGGTTCTGGCGGCAATCTTCTTTGCCGGCGCGCCCATCCTGCAGTCGGCGATGATCTATCCGCTGGCAATCTGCGGTGCCTGCATCATCACCTCGATCATCGGCACCTTCTTCGTCAAGCTCGGCGCAAACGGCTCGATCATGGGCGCCCTCTACAAGGGCCTCATTGTGACAGGTCTTCTGTCGATCATCGGTCTCGGTGCTGCGACCTCGCTGACGGTCGGCTGGGGTTCGCTCGGCCAGGTCGCCGGCTTTGAGGTGACGGGCACGAAGCTCTTCGTGTGCGGTCTCGTCGGTCTCGTCGTCACCGCGCTGATCGTCGTGATCACCGAATATTATACCGGCACGGGCAAGCGCCCGGTCGTCTCGATCGCCCAGGCATCGGTGACCGGCCACGGTACCAACGTCATCCAGGGCCTCGCGGTATCCCTGGAATCGACGGCGCTGCCGGCAATCGTCATCGTCGGCGGGATTCTTGCCACCTATCAGCTCGGCGGCCTGTTCGGCACCGGCATCGCGGTCACCGCCATGCTCGGCCTCGCCGGCATGATCGTGGCGCTCGATGCCTTCGGCCCGGTTACGGACAATGCCGGCGGCATCGCGGAAATGTCCCATCTGCCGCCGGAAGTGCGCAAGTCCACCGACGCGCTCGATGCCGTCGGCAACACGACGAAGGCCGTCACCAAGGGCTATGCGATCGGCTCGGCCGGCCTCGGTGCCCTGGTGCTCTTTGCGGCCTATGCGAACGACCTGCAATATTTTGCTGCGCATCCGGATCAGTATCCGTATTTCCAGGATATCGGCTCGATCTCCTTCGATCTGTCGAACCCCTATGTCGTCGCCGGTCTCTTGTTCGGCGGCCTGATTCCCTATCTTTTCGGCGGCATCGCCATGACCGCTGTCGGCCGTGCGGCCGGCGCGATCGTCGAGGAAGTGCGTAAGCAGTTCCGTGAAAAGCCGGGCATCATGCAGGGCACGGAAAAGCCTGATTACGGTCGCGCCGTGGATCTTCTGACCAAGGCCGCGATCCGCGAAATGATCATTCCGTCGCTGCTGCCGGTGTTGGCGCCTGTCGTTGTCTATTTCGGCGTGCTCGTCATCTCCGGTTCCAAGGCGTCTGCCTTTGCGGCACTTGGCGCATCGCTGCTCGGCGTCATCATCAATGGCCTCTTCGTTGCTATCTCGATGACCTCGGGCGGCGGTGCATGGGATAATGCCAAGAAGAGCTTCGAAGATGGCTTCGTCGACAAGGATGGTGTCCGTCACATGAAGGGTTCGGATGCGCACAAGGCATCGGTGACGGGTGATACCGTCGGCGACCCCTACAAGGATACGGCCGGTCCCGCGGTCAACCCGGCGATCAAGATCACTAACATCGTGGCGTTGCTGCTGCTGGCGATTCTCGCGCATTAA
- the ribD gene encoding bifunctional diaminohydroxyphosphoribosylaminopyrimidine deaminase/5-amino-6-(5-phosphoribosylamino)uracil reductase RibD — MGIVQPEDERFMAAAIRLARWHTGQTSTNPSVGCLIVRDGAIVGRAVTALGGRPHAEPQALAEAGELARSATAYVTLEPCSHHGKTPPCAEALIAYGVGRVVISVTDPDVRVSGRGIAMLRDAGIEVTTGVLEEEGRQSLAGYLTRQTKNRPYVTLKLAVSADGMIGREGVGQVAITGPEARAQVQALRAETDAILVGIGTAISDDPLLTVRTPGLEAQSPVRIVLDPALALPLTSKLVETAREVPVIVVASEEVSPLGAEEGLPPSALPGISPTRGEIGKRPTPSSPSSDSKVPASANLGQGAGPQPISPLVGEMSGRTEGGNTPTEPAEIDSRHTALEAAGVEVLYCNPYHPEVLLPALATRGISSLLVEGGAKTAKLFLETGLVDRIQLYQAPVVIGEGGIESPLQATDIPSGFAHRGTYIFGADRLDEYEREN, encoded by the coding sequence ATGGGGATCGTGCAGCCTGAGGACGAACGCTTCATGGCAGCTGCGATCCGCTTGGCGCGATGGCACACGGGCCAGACCTCCACCAATCCATCCGTCGGCTGCCTCATCGTTCGCGATGGCGCAATCGTCGGCCGCGCCGTGACCGCACTCGGCGGTCGCCCGCATGCCGAGCCGCAGGCGCTTGCCGAAGCCGGTGAACTTGCCCGCAGTGCGACGGCCTATGTCACGCTCGAACCCTGCTCCCATCACGGCAAGACGCCGCCCTGTGCCGAGGCTCTGATTGCCTATGGCGTCGGCCGCGTCGTCATCAGCGTGACCGATCCTGATGTCAGAGTGTCCGGTCGCGGCATTGCCATGCTGCGCGATGCCGGCATCGAGGTCACGACAGGCGTGCTGGAGGAAGAAGGACGGCAATCGCTCGCTGGATACCTCACCCGCCAGACGAAGAACCGTCCCTATGTGACTCTCAAACTTGCCGTTTCCGCCGATGGTATGATCGGCCGCGAGGGAGTAGGGCAGGTGGCGATCACTGGCCCCGAAGCACGTGCTCAGGTTCAGGCGCTGCGGGCAGAAACCGATGCCATCCTTGTTGGTATCGGCACTGCGATATCGGATGATCCACTGCTGACGGTGCGGACACCTGGCCTTGAAGCGCAGTCGCCTGTTCGGATCGTGCTCGATCCCGCCCTGGCATTGCCGTTGACGAGCAAGCTCGTTGAAACGGCGCGGGAGGTGCCTGTCATCGTTGTGGCGAGTGAAGAGGTTTCACCGCTAGGGGCGGAGGAAGGGTTACCCCCCTCTGCCCTGCCGGGCATCTCCCCCACAAGGGGGGAGATCGGCAAGAGGCCTACTCCGAGTTCCCCATCTTCGGATAGCAAGGTTCCCGCTTCAGCGAATTTAGGGCAGGGAGCCGGCCCCCAGCCAATCTCCCCCCTGGTGGGGGAGATGTCCGGCAGGACAGAGGGGGGTAACACACCCACCGAACCCGCCGAGATCGACTCCCGCCACACCGCTCTCGAAGCCGCCGGCGTCGAAGTTCTCTACTGCAATCCCTATCACCCGGAAGTCCTGCTACCGGCGCTTGCCACACGTGGCATCTCCTCGCTCCTGGTCGAAGGCGGCGCAAAGACCGCAAAGCTTTTCCTCGAAACCGGTCTCGTTGATCGCATCCAGCTTTATCAGGCGCCTGTCGTCATCGGCGAGGGCGGTATTGAATCCCCGCTGCAGGCAACCGACATACCATCCGGTTTCGCCCACAGGGGCACTTACATATTCGGCGCGGATCGCCTGGACGAATACGAAAGAGAGAATTGA
- the nusB gene encoding transcription antitermination factor NusB codes for MTDENTERPVKAANQRGAARLAAVQALYQMDIGGTGVLEIVAEYEAHRLGQELDGETYLKADAGWFRSIVSGVVRDQLRLDPLIASALQDDWALSRLDSTVRAILRAGVFELVDRKDVPVAVIVTEYVEIARAFFDDDEPKLVNAVLDRIAKQVRGDQKK; via the coding sequence ATGACTGACGAAAATACCGAACGACCGGTCAAGGCAGCCAATCAGCGGGGTGCAGCGCGCCTCGCGGCTGTGCAGGCGCTTTATCAGATGGATATCGGCGGCACCGGCGTTCTGGAAATCGTGGCGGAATACGAGGCACATCGCCTCGGCCAGGAACTTGACGGCGAAACCTATCTGAAGGCTGATGCCGGCTGGTTCCGCTCGATCGTCTCAGGCGTCGTGCGCGACCAGCTTCGCCTCGATCCGTTGATCGCTTCTGCCCTGCAGGACGATTGGGCGCTGTCGCGTCTCGACAGCACCGTACGCGCCATCCTGCGCGCCGGCGTTTTCGAACTCGTCGACCGCAAGGACGTGCCTGTCGCCGTCATCGTTACCGAATATGTCGAGATCGCTCGTGCCTTCTTCGACGACGATGAGCCCAAGCTCGTCAATGCCGTTCTGGACCGCATCGCAAAGCAGGTGCGCGGCGACCAGAAGAAGTAG
- a CDS encoding riboflavin synthase — protein MFTGIVTDVGTIESVSPLKEGIKLRVATNYDPATIDMGASISHSGICLTVTGLPQEGSNGRWFEVEAWEEALRLTTVSAWQAGSHINLERSLKIGDELGGHIVSGHVDGKAEILSVTEEGDATRFRLRAPTHLAKFVAPKGSIALDGTSLTVNAVDGTDFDVLLIRHTLEVTTWGERKAGDFVNFEVDTMARYAARLAEFPTAKTE, from the coding sequence ATGTTCACCGGAATTGTTACTGATGTCGGTACGATCGAATCCGTTTCGCCGTTGAAGGAGGGCATCAAGCTTCGTGTCGCGACGAATTACGACCCCGCGACCATCGATATGGGCGCTTCCATCTCTCATTCCGGCATCTGCCTTACCGTGACCGGCCTGCCGCAGGAGGGCAGCAATGGCCGTTGGTTCGAGGTCGAGGCATGGGAAGAGGCGCTGCGCCTGACCACCGTTTCCGCCTGGCAGGCTGGCAGCCACATCAATCTCGAGCGCTCGCTGAAGATCGGCGACGAGCTTGGCGGCCACATCGTCTCCGGCCATGTCGATGGCAAGGCCGAGATCCTGTCGGTGACTGAGGAGGGCGATGCGACTCGCTTCCGCCTGCGTGCGCCGACCCATCTTGCAAAATTCGTGGCACCCAAGGGCTCCATCGCACTCGACGGCACGTCGCTGACCGTCAATGCTGTCGATGGCACGGATTTCGACGTGCTCTTGATCCGCCATACGCTGGAAGTCACGACCTGGGGCGAACGCAAGGCGGGTGATTTCGTCAACTTTGAAGTCGACACGATGGCGCGTTATGCCGCCCGCCTTGCCGAATTTCCTACCGCAAAAACTGAATGA
- a CDS encoding YceD family protein, producing MKKDLSEIPFSYPVKVGHISANPVEVRMSADKDELKALAESWNVVSVDNLHADLQINRWKRDGIRVKGRVQAKIVQSCIITLEPVESEIDESFEQIFVPENSKLARHPANDTGEMVLDPDGPDLPEVFAGDTIDAGEVVAEFAALAIDPYPRKEGVEFEAHIEDTGENDRKPSAFAALKDWKKD from the coding sequence ATGAAGAAAGATCTGAGCGAGATTCCGTTTTCCTATCCGGTCAAGGTCGGACACATCTCCGCCAATCCGGTCGAGGTCCGCATGAGCGCCGACAAGGATGAGCTGAAGGCACTGGCCGAAAGCTGGAACGTCGTGTCGGTGGACAATCTCCATGCCGATCTGCAGATCAACAGGTGGAAGCGCGACGGTATCCGCGTCAAAGGGCGGGTGCAGGCGAAGATCGTCCAGTCCTGCATCATCACCCTCGAGCCTGTGGAATCCGAGATCGACGAGAGCTTCGAGCAGATCTTCGTGCCTGAAAATTCCAAGCTCGCCCGCCATCCGGCTAATGATACCGGTGAAATGGTGCTGGATCCCGACGGTCCGGACCTGCCGGAAGTCTTTGCCGGCGATACGATCGATGCCGGTGAGGTCGTCGCAGAATTCGCAGCACTTGCCATCGATCCCTATCCGCGCAAGGAAGGCGTGGAGTTTGAGGCCCATATCGAGGATACGGGGGAAAATGACCGGAAGCCCTCTGCCTTTGCCGCGCTCAAGGACTGGAAAAAGGACTGA